Within bacterium, the genomic segment AAGGATAAGCCTCAAGGGAGGGGAAGCTCTTATGCCGACGCTGTCAGGACAAAAGGAGATGAAACTTAACCCATAGCACTATAATCTGTAATGAGCTTACTTTTTTAACTTGATTTTGAGTAGATACCTCAGGAGTAAATCTGACGATGAAGGCACCAAGACCCGAAGGGGGATTAATGGAATTTGGAGAGTTAGTTAAGAAGTTTTCTCCCCGAATAAGACATTTAGCGGCCAAGTCAGCTCCTTACATCAGGGGGATCATAGATAAGGATGACCTATTCCAGGAGATGCTTTATCACCTCTGGGAGAGATGGCGAAAGGGAGAGCTTGAAGGGAAAAACGAGGCTTATATTATGGGAAGCTGCTATTTCCATCTAAAGAATTACCTGCGTCGATACAAAGAAAAGGCCAAGGTGGTAAGTCTTAATGAACCATTAGGAGAAGACGGCATCTCCTTAGAGGAACTGATTGTTGGTCAGACTCCCCTTTTTGAGGAAAAAGTAGATGATATGCTTTTTATTCGTCAGATGAAAGAGAAAGAGTTGACTCGGCGCGAAGAAGAAGTAGCTGAACTCCTCTCACAGGATTATACGGTAAGAGCCATTAGCCAAAAACTGGGCATCTCTCATGTCCGGGTAATCCAGATTAAAGAGAATATTGGCAAAAAATTTAAGAAGGGGGGTTACCAAAAGGGATGATTTTTTACCAAAAGTAAGTCTATCTTCTATGCTGATGATAATCTTTCTTCAACTTTCTCTAAGATCTTTGTCTGATTAAGAAGCATCTGGGCAATTCCCTTCTGGCTTTCTTCAATATGCTCCAGGGCAGTCATCATCTCCCTTTGAACATTCATCATCTCCCTTTGAAGATGACCATTACTTTTCCAGATATAGGCTAAAATTAGACCTAAGAGGGTCAAGCTTAAACCCATTAAACCTATGGCAATCTCCATCTCTATCCTCCTCTTATTCAGGATCCAATATTATATTTATATCATATTTCTCGACTTTTGTCAAGATTTACCAAAGGAAAATATGGGCAAAAAATTTAAGAAGGGGGGTTACCAAAAGGGATGATTTTTTACTTATATAGACATAATGAAGAGAACCCCCCTTGAAAAGGCCATAGAAGAACTTGAGGAAATATTTCTTACCTGGGATGATGAGGCTCTGTATGGATTCATCCTGGAGGTGGTAGAGAAGCCCTTGCTGGAAAAGCTCCTTGAGAGAACCGGTGGCGATCAGGAGAAAGTGGCTAAAATTCTCCACGTAGACCAACAGACCATCCAGGCCAAGATCGAGGAGATTAAAGGGTTGCAAGACAGAACCCAGAACACAGAGCCCAGATAAGCCTGGCATCTGTAATCTGTGATCTGTGATCTGATATCTAATTTTAAGGAGGTAGTAGAAGTGGCACAAACAAAAGAGGATGTATTAAAGTTGGTCAAGGAGCAGGATGTCAAGTTTATCCGTTTATGGTTTACGGATATCCTGGGGCAGGTAAAGAGCTTCGCTATTACTGAGGCAGAGCTTGAGCATGCCTTAAATGATGGGATGGGCTTTGATGGTTCATCCATTACCGGGTATCAGTCGATTGAAGAGAGCGATATGATCGCTAAGCCTGATCCTTCCACCTTCCAGATACTTCCCTGGAGGCCGAAAGAGAAGGCCGTGGCCAGGATGATCTGTGATGTGTTGGTTCCGGGAGGGAAGTCTTATGAGGGAGACCCCCGTTATGTGTTGCGAAAAGTGCTCCAGCGCGCCAAAGATATGGGGTTTGACCATTATTACATTGGCCCTGAACTTGAGTATTTCTACTTCAATTCCTCGGATGCCCCGGAGGTGCTTGACAGCGGAGGATATTTCGATTTAACCACGCTTGATGCCGCCTCAGACTTGAGAAGAGAGACCGTCCTGGCTTTAGAGGCCATGGGCATTCAGGTGGAATACAGTCATCATGAAGTGGGGCCTTCTCAGCATGAGATCGACATGCGATATGCCGATGCCTTGCTGATGGCTGATAATATGGT encodes:
- a CDS encoding sigma-70 family RNA polymerase sigma factor, translating into MKAPRPEGGLMEFGELVKKFSPRIRHLAAKSAPYIRGIIDKDDLFQEMLYHLWERWRKGELEGKNEAYIMGSCYFHLKNYLRRYKEKAKVVSLNEPLGEDGISLEELIVGQTPLFEEKVDDMLFIRQMKEKELTRREEEVAELLSQDYTVRAISQKLGISHVRVIQIKENIGKKFKKGGYQKG
- a CDS encoding helix-turn-helix domain-containing protein, encoding MKRTPLEKAIEELEEIFLTWDDEALYGFILEVVEKPLLEKLLERTGGDQEKVAKILHVDQQTIQAKIEEIKGLQDRTQNTEPR